GCGACGCCGATGCAGAGCAGCGAACCGATGGCGATCGTGAGGGCGGTCCACGTGCCGAGACTGGAGAACAGGTCGGGCACGACGACGAACAGGGTCGAAGCGGGCGTCACGCACGAGAGCGTCAGCAGTGTGCCGCCGACGACGCCGATGGAACGCTTGAGCTTCTGGGGGACGGGCCCGGTGGCGGGCGCGAGGGCCTGAGGGGCGCTGATCGTTTCAGACATCGGTGCGGGGTTCCGATCGGCAGGTGCGGTGAGCTGAGGTGCGGGAGCGGTATCGCCTCCGAGGCGGTGGTGAGCAGAGTGGTTCAGTGGCTCCCGGGCCGACATCGAATCCCTGCGAGATCCGCAGGTCAATAGCAGTTCCCCTGCGGATTCCATCGTCCCGCCGAGCTGCGGCAGCCCTACGGCGGTGTTAAGACCGCGTAAACGCTGCACAGAGTCCGGGTGCGGGAACCGCAGCGGAGCGCGGGCAAATTTTCTTCCGCTTTGCCGACATGTGCCCGCGGCGACACCACCTGCCCAAGGAGTGGGCATCCCGCGACGCCGCACGCAGAGCTCCCGCGACGCCTTCCGGGTCAGCTGCTCGCGGCAGGCCCGCCGTCCGTGCGCAGGGCCAGCAGCAGGGCGATGTCGTCCGGCCGGTCCGCGGAGTTCCCGGCCTCGCCCACCAGCAGGTCGGCCGCCTCCGTCAGCGGCGACGGCCGGGCCGCGGCCAGCGCCGCCCGCAGCCGCTCCACGCCGAGGTCGATGTCCTCCCCGGCCTCCTCGACCAGCCCGTCCGTGTACAGGGCGAGCACCGAGCCCCGTGCCAGCCGCAGCTCCGTCACCGGGTACGCGGCGTCCACGTCGATGCCGAGCACCACCCCGCCCGGCAGGTCCAGCACCTCCGCCCGCCCGTCCGCGTGGCGCAGCAGCGGCTGCGGGTGCCCGGCCCGGACGGCCCGCGCCCGGCCCGAAGCCGGATCGAGCAGGACGTAGCAGCAACTGGCGAACTGGCCGGGGTCCAGGTCGATCAGCAGCCGGTTGGTGCCCGCCATCACCTGCTCCGGCGGACTGCCGCCGAGCGTGAAGGCCCGTACGGCGCTGCGCAGCTGGCCCATGGTCGCGGCCGCCGCCACCCCGTGGCCCTGGACGTCCCCGATGACCAGGGCCAGGACGCCCTCGCTCGTCTCGATCACGTCGTACCAGTCGCCGCCCACGTCCATGCCCTGGGTGCCGGGCAGATAGCGGGCCACGGTCTCCACGTGCCCGCCCACCGGCAGCCGGTGCGGCAGCAGCGCCGCCTGCAGTCCGCGGGCCAGCGCCGCCTCGGAGTCGTAGCGCTGCGCCCGCTCCAGGGCCTGCGCGATCAGCCCGGCCAGCGCGGTCAGCACCGTGCGCTCCTCCGGGCTGAACCCGCGCGGCGCGTCGAAGCCGAGGATGCACGAGCCCACCGGCCGGCCCGAGGCGATCAGCGGCAGGAACGCGCGGGCCCCTATGTGGGCGTCCAGCGGGATCCCCGGATACGCGGCGGCCAGGTGCTCCATCGACTCGAAGAACATCGGCCGGCCCGTGGTCAGCGTCTCCACGCCCGGCAGCCGGACATCGAGCGCCACTCCGTCGAACCGGTCGAGGAAGCCCTGCGGGAAGCCCGTCTCCCACGCCAGGTGCAGATGCCGCTCGTTGAGCAGGTAGATCGCCAGCTGGCGGCCGCCGAAAGCCGGCAGCAGCTCCTGGGTGACCACCGCCGACACCTGGCGGGCCGTGACCGCTTCCGTCAGCGCGATCGCCAGGGCCACCGGCCGGTACAGCGCCGAGGCCCGGTCGGCCGGCGAACCCGGCCCCGCGCCCGACCGGACCATGGGCCCGGGCGCGTAGACGGGCGGATCGGCAGCGCCTATCGTCACGGTCACCCCGTCCGGGCCCGGGTACAGGTCCACCGTCACCCAGTCCCCGTCCGGCTGCCGGCCGCGCCGGGCCGGGAAGCGCACCGGCTCGCCGGACATGAACACCC
The Streptomyces sp. NBC_01296 DNA segment above includes these coding regions:
- a CDS encoding SpoIIE family protein phosphatase; the protein is MQRPASGAHADCVTARADSGPATDATARVLARACVDAVQAVGGFAGGIYLRSGPEGPLLLAVLMGLPGKLFRPWWRMHVNRPYPVAEAYRSGQSVHLPDADTAMQRFPQMMAGLPFPFGSLYEPVMAGAERFGVLFVLRPATPGAPVDAADRERLRSAADGLADGLAALTATGQPVLWKGDPVCVPPPDTAQGAREAVERLTLSVLSVDRQGRIRYVNHSAARLLGMDPAELRGRVVWEAVPWLGQPAYEDHFRGVFMSGEPVRFPARRGRQPDGDWVTVDLYPGPDGVTVTIGAADPPVYAPGPMVRSGAGPGSPADRASALYRPVALAIALTEAVTARQVSAVVTQELLPAFGGRQLAIYLLNERHLHLAWETGFPQGFLDRFDGVALDVRLPGVETLTTGRPMFFESMEHLAAAYPGIPLDAHIGARAFLPLIASGRPVGSCILGFDAPRGFSPEERTVLTALAGLIAQALERAQRYDSEAALARGLQAALLPHRLPVGGHVETVARYLPGTQGMDVGGDWYDVIETSEGVLALVIGDVQGHGVAAAATMGQLRSAVRAFTLGGSPPEQVMAGTNRLLIDLDPGQFASCCYVLLDPASGRARAVRAGHPQPLLRHADGRAEVLDLPGGVVLGIDVDAAYPVTELRLARGSVLALYTDGLVEEAGEDIDLGVERLRAALAAARPSPLTEAADLLVGEAGNSADRPDDIALLLALRTDGGPAASS